In Deinococcus maricopensis DSM 21211, one genomic interval encodes:
- a CDS encoding aminotransferase class V-fold PLP-dependent enzyme codes for MPEDHLPLNRARLIAPGPVEVEPRVLLELAQPQMHHRAPEGRAKLLEAREKLTRLLGDPYEAVITSTSGTGAFEGALVSLVPDGARVVNASAGKFSERWGDMAERLGYDTVKVERPWGELLDAGEVADAARDAHTLLITHSETSTGALHDLEAIARAARAVNPDLLIIADCITSYGVAELRPAAWGVDVIVSGSQKGTATPPGLGFVLFGERAQARLISGTRKGFYLDLERELKGQRNGDTPQTPAINLIYALSTALDRLLAVPLEVLWAEKRRQVNALVAAGRALGSDPWAARVSPAVAVLKPPAGLTGRQVAARLAEMGQRALPGQAPHEDAVYRISTLGYADRYDALGIAGMLEDAFAGLGVRFERGAAVHAAWQALGED; via the coding sequence ATGCCCGAAGACCACCTGCCCCTGAACCGCGCGCGCCTGATCGCGCCCGGCCCCGTGGAAGTCGAACCGCGCGTCCTGCTGGAACTCGCGCAGCCGCAGATGCACCACCGCGCGCCCGAGGGCCGCGCGAAACTCCTCGAAGCGCGCGAAAAGCTCACGCGCCTGCTCGGCGACCCGTACGAGGCAGTCATCACCAGCACGAGCGGCACGGGCGCGTTCGAGGGTGCGCTCGTGAGCCTCGTGCCGGACGGCGCGCGCGTCGTGAACGCCAGCGCCGGGAAGTTCAGCGAACGCTGGGGCGACATGGCCGAGCGCCTCGGGTACGACACCGTCAAAGTCGAGCGGCCCTGGGGTGAACTGCTCGACGCCGGTGAGGTCGCGGACGCCGCGCGCGACGCGCACACCCTGCTGATCACGCACAGCGAAACCAGCACGGGCGCCCTGCACGACCTGGAAGCCATCGCGCGCGCCGCGCGCGCCGTGAACCCGGACCTGCTGATCATCGCGGACTGCATCACCAGCTACGGCGTCGCGGAACTCCGCCCGGCCGCGTGGGGCGTGGACGTGATCGTGAGTGGCAGCCAGAAAGGCACCGCCACGCCGCCCGGCCTGGGCTTCGTGCTGTTCGGCGAGCGGGCGCAGGCGCGCCTGATCAGCGGCACCCGCAAGGGCTTCTACCTCGACCTCGAACGGGAACTGAAGGGGCAGCGCAACGGCGACACGCCGCAGACGCCCGCCATCAACCTGATCTACGCCCTCAGCACCGCCCTGGACCGCCTGCTCGCCGTGCCGCTGGAGGTCCTGTGGGCCGAGAAGCGGCGGCAGGTGAACGCCCTCGTCGCGGCGGGCCGCGCGCTCGGCAGCGACCCGTGGGCGGCGCGCGTATCCCCGGCCGTGGCGGTCCTGAAACCGCCGGCGGGCCTGACCGGGCGGCAGGTGGCGGCGCGCCTCGCGGAAATGGGGCAGCGGGCCCTGCCGGGGCAGGCGCCGCACGAGGACGCGGTGTACCGCATCAGCACGCTCGGGTACGCGGACCGGTACGACGCGCTCGGCATCGCTGGCATGCTGGAGGACGCCTTCGCTGGCCTCGGCGTGCGCTTCGAGCGGGGCGCGGCCGTGCACGCCGCGTGGCAGGCGCTCGGCGAGGACTGA
- a CDS encoding LiaF domain-containing protein encodes MRRPLLMTVLAFASLGGAATPYRSVDLTLTQGTGDFTVRAMASASPTLGARTPSVRDGVASVRAVHQVGDWTVGVSPKLPLALTVRHETGTLTLDLRGLTLTAASVNHEVGDLHVTLPSGPLSASIVNGQGNVSITAPATVGVSATVSVTRGHVRVADREVANGLNVTGTYRTPNYATSKHHVKLSIVVNEGDVDLR; translated from the coding sequence ATGCGACGACCCCTCCTGATGACCGTCCTGGCGTTCGCCTCTCTCGGCGGCGCTGCCACGCCCTACCGCAGCGTGGACCTCACCCTCACGCAGGGCACCGGCGACTTCACCGTCCGCGCCATGGCGAGCGCCTCACCGACGCTCGGCGCGCGCACCCCCAGCGTGCGCGACGGCGTTGCCAGCGTCCGCGCCGTCCATCAGGTCGGCGACTGGACGGTCGGCGTCAGCCCGAAACTCCCGCTGGCCCTCACGGTCCGCCACGAAACCGGCACGCTGACTCTCGACCTGCGCGGCCTGACGCTCACCGCCGCGAGCGTGAACCACGAGGTCGGGGACCTGCACGTCACCCTGCCATCCGGCCCGCTGAGTGCGTCCATCGTGAACGGCCAGGGCAACGTGAGCATCACCGCGCCCGCGACTGTCGGCGTGAGCGCCACGGTGAGTGTCACGCGCGGACACGTTCGCGTGGCGGACCGCGAGGTGGCAAACGGCCTGAACGTGACTGGCACGTACCGCACGCCGAACTACGCCACCTCGAAGCACCACGTGAAGCTCAGCATCGTCGTCAACGAAGGCGACGTCGACCTGCGCTGA
- the serA gene encoding phosphoglycerate dehydrogenase, translating into MTASPHPDPATTTRPDLLRVLICDEMNPGELNFDGFDIEYIPNMPREDILRRLPEFDALITRSRTRVDVELLDAAGPRLKVVGRGGVGVDNIDLDAASRRGVLILNAPESNNVSAAELAVMHLMAAARGLTRSDALTKSGKWDRKFLGVELKDKTLGIVGLGRIGSIVASRAQGLRMHVVAFDPYVSAEKFAQLGVDRAATLNDLLDRADFLTVHTPLTDETDGMIGAEQLARLRPGAIVVNAARGNIVDEAALVDALHSGHLFAAGVDVFKDEPPAADHPFLSAPNLSITAHLGANTVEAQERVGAEIVDRVLAALRGDVSRGAVNAPAMDDATRAALGGYLDLAEKLGKITAQLLPGASELEIEFYGKFPADTAPLVTAALVGYLAGTTEDTPNLINARALARERGVRIVTREVEAPEEYPTEMRVLARQGERRRTVGGTVFGRMARLTRLRDYRVELAPEGFILIVSNQDKPGAVAKLSNLLGTWGINIAGMSLGRSERGGQALFTLTLDDGLTPEQLRAIRDLDVVENAYLVQV; encoded by the coding sequence ATGACCGCGAGCCCGCACCCCGACCCGGCGACCACCACCCGCCCGGACCTCCTGCGCGTCCTGATCTGCGACGAAATGAACCCCGGCGAGCTGAACTTCGACGGGTTCGACATCGAGTACATCCCGAACATGCCGCGCGAGGACATCCTGCGCCGCCTTCCGGAATTCGACGCGCTTATCACTCGCAGCCGCACCCGTGTGGACGTCGAACTGCTCGACGCCGCCGGCCCGCGCCTCAAGGTCGTCGGTCGCGGCGGCGTCGGCGTGGACAACATCGACCTCGACGCCGCCAGCCGCCGCGGCGTGCTGATCCTGAACGCGCCCGAAAGCAACAACGTGTCCGCCGCCGAACTCGCCGTCATGCACCTGATGGCCGCCGCGCGCGGCCTCACCCGCAGCGACGCCCTCACGAAAAGCGGCAAGTGGGACCGCAAGTTCCTCGGCGTCGAACTCAAGGACAAGACGCTCGGCATCGTCGGCCTCGGCCGCATCGGCAGCATCGTCGCCAGCCGCGCGCAGGGCCTGCGCATGCACGTCGTCGCGTTCGACCCGTACGTCAGCGCCGAGAAGTTCGCGCAGCTCGGCGTGGACCGCGCCGCCACCCTGAACGACCTGCTGGACCGCGCGGACTTCCTGACCGTCCACACGCCCCTCACCGACGAAACGGACGGCATGATCGGCGCGGAGCAGCTCGCGCGGCTCCGCCCGGGCGCCATCGTCGTGAACGCCGCGCGCGGCAACATCGTCGACGAAGCCGCCCTCGTGGACGCCCTGCACAGCGGTCACCTGTTCGCCGCGGGCGTGGACGTCTTCAAGGACGAACCGCCCGCTGCCGACCACCCGTTCCTGAGCGCCCCGAACCTCAGCATCACCGCGCACCTCGGCGCGAACACCGTGGAAGCGCAGGAGCGCGTCGGCGCGGAAATCGTGGACCGCGTCCTCGCCGCGCTGCGCGGCGACGTGAGCCGCGGCGCCGTGAACGCCCCCGCCATGGACGACGCCACCCGCGCCGCCCTCGGCGGTTACCTCGACCTCGCCGAGAAGCTCGGCAAGATCACCGCGCAGCTCCTGCCCGGCGCGAGCGAACTGGAAATCGAGTTCTACGGCAAGTTCCCCGCCGACACCGCCCCGCTCGTCACCGCGGCGCTCGTCGGGTACCTCGCGGGCACCACCGAGGACACCCCGAACCTCATCAACGCGCGCGCCCTGGCGCGCGAGCGGGGCGTGCGCATCGTCACGCGCGAGGTCGAGGCGCCCGAGGAGTACCCCACCGAGATGCGCGTCCTCGCCCGGCAGGGGGAACGCCGCCGCACCGTGGGCGGCACCGTGTTCGGCCGCATGGCCCGCCTCACGCGCCTGCGCGACTACCGCGTGGAACTCGCGCCCGAGGGGTTCATCCTGATCGTCAGCAACCAGGACAAACCAGGCGCCGTCGCGAAACTCAGCAACCTGCTGGGCACCTGGGGCATCAACATCGCGGGGATGTCGCTGGGCCGCAGCGAGCGCGGCGGGCAGGCGCTGTTCACGCTCACCCTCGACGACGGCCTCACGCCCGAGCAGCTGCGGGCCATCCGTGACCTCGACGTCGTCGAGAACGCGTACCTCGTGCAGGTCTGA
- a CDS encoding PAS domain S-box protein: MPEQSVADAPPALSERLQDVTEALAAARTADDVYRVVLHPALDALNAIAGAVLLVNDAGDTLSMAARQGYPQDAQTIWQDGPVQVNIPAGDALLHRHALFYEHRDALLHDYPELEARTGSVAPVATSVLPMFLDERPLGVLVLDFKEPHDFTAEERRFLRTLAAQCALALGRARLLNELTTELEMRRATERELQSSETRFRRLVEASPVGIAAGDINGRLILVNDAYLHLLGYTRDDFDQGRIDWASLTPEEYREADDRAFQQAFRDGASDQYEKEMLTRTGERLPLSLILMRYEERGQQLVVGYLQDLRAHRAAQRTLEEQRGHLEAKVRERTAELEARTRALESFAELTRDLATETDPSVLVRRAQEIVLGLLPEGLAVYYEPRRQLWHAAVQTGDLGNADLQRAINAGLPFETTRNLLTPWRTRQGYYQDHYDPTTDDLGERVAHIGASASLPLLVHGRVQGVFVIALFRQHRWSTTDRAVLETAVHSLGLALERAESIAHLEQRTQEVSRWRERYEVAVNGSGHLLYDWNPTTDQIVYGGAVRAITGYAPDDLAGNLSDWTERLIHPDDRDAFNTEIARVIEHSDTFHLEFRIVRQDGSVREVQDDGYFMRGPDGQVTHMVGFVNDVTEQRRTERELRAALRFNELILNNMGEGLTGMDTQGRTTFANPAALRMLGYTPEEFIGVPQHELIHHTRPDGTPYPAEACHIYAAFTDGQVHHVDDEVFWRRDGSAVPVDYTSTPIRNEHGHIEGAVLSFRDITARRSAEADLRRSNEELRRSNRELEQFAYIASHDLQAPARAVTSFADIIARRYAHVLDERGLTYLRQITEGGQHMKRLVDDLLTFSRVHTLQRPPERVHSASIFSAVLARLSGDLEASGAQVTAGPLPDVLADASQLDQVLQNLILNGVKYRREDVAPRLHVSAQPDGPMWHFLVQDNGIGIEEAYFERIFEIFQRLHTRDQYEGTGIGLAVCKKIIERHGGRLWVTSTPGEGSTFHFTLPRA, translated from the coding sequence ATGCCCGAACAGTCCGTCGCGGACGCGCCGCCTGCCCTCAGCGAACGCCTGCAAGACGTCACCGAGGCGCTCGCCGCCGCGCGCACTGCCGACGACGTGTACCGCGTGGTCCTGCACCCGGCCCTCGACGCCCTGAACGCCATCGCCGGCGCCGTGCTGCTCGTGAACGACGCCGGGGACACCCTCAGCATGGCCGCGCGCCAGGGCTACCCCCAGGACGCCCAGACCATCTGGCAGGACGGCCCGGTGCAGGTGAACATCCCCGCCGGCGACGCCCTCCTGCACCGCCACGCCCTGTTCTACGAGCACCGCGACGCCCTGCTGCACGACTACCCCGAACTGGAAGCCCGCACCGGCAGCGTCGCGCCCGTCGCCACGAGCGTGCTGCCGATGTTCCTCGACGAGCGTCCCCTCGGCGTGCTGGTCCTCGACTTCAAGGAACCGCACGACTTCACCGCCGAGGAGCGGCGCTTCCTGCGCACCCTCGCCGCCCAGTGCGCCCTCGCGCTCGGCCGCGCGCGCCTCCTGAACGAACTCACCACCGAACTCGAAATGCGCCGCGCCACCGAACGCGAACTGCAGTCCAGCGAAACCCGCTTCCGGCGCCTCGTGGAAGCCAGCCCCGTGGGCATTGCCGCCGGGGACATCAACGGACGCCTGATCCTCGTGAACGACGCGTACCTGCACTTGCTCGGCTATACCCGCGACGACTTCGACCAGGGACGCATCGACTGGGCGTCTCTCACCCCCGAGGAGTACCGCGAAGCCGACGATCGCGCCTTCCAGCAGGCCTTCCGGGACGGCGCGTCCGACCAGTACGAAAAGGAGATGCTCACCCGCACCGGCGAGCGCCTCCCCCTGAGCCTGATCCTCATGCGCTACGAGGAACGCGGCCAGCAGCTCGTCGTCGGGTACCTGCAGGACCTGCGCGCCCACAGAGCCGCGCAGCGCACCCTCGAAGAGCAGCGCGGACACCTCGAGGCCAAAGTCCGCGAGCGCACCGCCGAACTCGAAGCGCGCACGCGCGCACTCGAAAGCTTCGCGGAACTCACCCGCGACCTCGCCACCGAAACCGACCCGAGCGTCCTCGTGCGCCGCGCGCAGGAAATCGTCCTCGGCCTCCTCCCCGAAGGCCTCGCCGTGTACTACGAACCGCGCAGGCAGCTCTGGCACGCCGCCGTGCAGACCGGCGACCTCGGCAACGCCGACCTGCAGCGCGCCATCAACGCCGGCCTGCCCTTCGAGACCACCCGGAACCTCCTCACGCCGTGGCGCACCCGGCAGGGGTACTACCAGGACCACTACGATCCCACCACCGACGACCTCGGCGAGCGCGTCGCGCACATCGGCGCGTCCGCCTCGCTGCCGCTGCTCGTGCATGGCCGCGTTCAGGGCGTGTTCGTGATCGCCCTGTTCCGCCAGCACCGTTGGTCCACCACGGACCGCGCCGTTCTCGAAACGGCCGTGCACAGCCTCGGCCTCGCCCTCGAACGCGCCGAGAGCATCGCGCACCTCGAGCAGCGCACCCAGGAGGTCAGCCGCTGGCGTGAACGCTACGAGGTCGCCGTGAACGGCTCCGGGCACCTCCTGTACGACTGGAACCCCACCACCGACCAGATCGTGTACGGCGGCGCGGTGCGCGCCATCACCGGCTACGCCCCCGACGACCTCGCCGGCAACCTCAGCGACTGGACGGAACGCCTCATCCACCCGGACGACCGGGACGCCTTCAACACCGAAATCGCGCGCGTCATCGAGCACAGCGACACCTTCCACCTGGAGTTCCGCATCGTCCGGCAGGACGGCAGCGTCCGCGAAGTGCAGGACGACGGGTACTTCATGCGCGGCCCCGACGGTCAGGTCACGCACATGGTCGGCTTCGTGAACGACGTCACCGAACAGCGCCGCACCGAACGCGAACTGCGCGCCGCCCTGCGCTTCAACGAACTGATCCTGAACAACATGGGCGAAGGCCTCACCGGCATGGACACCCAGGGCCGCACCACCTTCGCGAACCCCGCCGCGCTGCGCATGCTCGGGTACACCCCCGAGGAATTCATCGGCGTGCCGCAGCACGAACTCATTCACCACACCCGCCCGGACGGTACGCCGTACCCGGCAGAAGCCTGCCACATCTACGCGGCCTTCACGGACGGCCAGGTGCACCACGTGGACGACGAGGTGTTCTGGCGCCGCGACGGCAGCGCCGTGCCCGTCGACTACACCAGCACGCCCATCCGCAATGAACACGGGCACATCGAGGGGGCCGTGCTGAGCTTCCGCGACATCACCGCCCGCCGCAGCGCCGAAGCGGACCTGCGGCGCAGCAACGAGGAACTGCGGCGCAGCAACCGGGAACTGGAACAGTTCGCGTACATCGCCAGCCACGACCTGCAGGCGCCTGCGCGCGCCGTCACGAGTTTCGCGGACATCATCGCGCGCCGCTACGCGCACGTCCTCGACGAGCGCGGCCTCACGTACCTGCGGCAGATCACCGAGGGCGGGCAGCACATGAAACGCCTCGTGGACGACCTGCTGACCTTCTCGCGCGTGCACACGCTGCAACGCCCACCCGAACGCGTCCACAGCGCCAGCATCTTCAGCGCTGTCCTCGCGCGTCTGAGTGGCGACCTGGAGGCCAGCGGCGCGCAGGTCACCGCCGGTCCACTGCCGGACGTGCTCGCGGACGCCTCGCAGCTCGACCAGGTGCTGCAGAACCTCATCCTGAACGGCGTGAAGTACCGCCGCGAGGACGTGGCGCCGCGCCTGCACGTGAGCGCGCAGCCGGACGGGCCCATGTGGCACTTCCTGGTGCAGGACAACGGCATCGGCATCGAGGAAGCGTACTTCGAGCGGATCTTCGAGATCTTCCAGCGGCTCCACACCCGCGACCAGTACGAGGGCACCGGCATTGGCCTCGCGGTGTGCAAGAAGATCATCGAGCGGCACGGCGGACGCCTGTGGGTCACCAGCACGCCCGGCGAGGGCAGCACCTTCCACTTCACGCTGCCGCGCGCCTGA
- the aat gene encoding leucyl/phenylalanyl-tRNA--protein transferase translates to MPTAHPFLHHPDPLTREIARGYATGAFLMDNGDGLQWYTTPERALVPLGDALHVPRSLRRHLTRFDVHVDRDFDGVLDGCRAREETWISDELADIYRHLHGTGLARSFETWQDGRLAGGVLGLALGGAFIGETMFHAVTHASKVALVHLARALHGGGFTLLDAQIQNPHLARFGTTEISSDTYQQTLQDALTRDATLRAPEPPQSWPFAPHTPPA, encoded by the coding sequence ATGCCCACCGCGCACCCCTTCCTGCACCACCCCGACCCCCTCACGCGCGAGATCGCCCGCGGCTACGCCACCGGCGCGTTCCTGATGGACAACGGCGACGGCCTGCAGTGGTACACCACCCCCGAACGCGCCCTGGTACCGCTCGGCGACGCCCTGCACGTCCCCCGCAGCCTGCGCCGCCACCTGACCCGCTTCGACGTGCACGTGGACCGCGATTTCGACGGCGTCCTCGACGGCTGCCGCGCCCGCGAGGAAACCTGGATCAGCGACGAACTCGCCGACATCTACCGCCACCTGCACGGCACCGGCCTCGCGCGCAGCTTCGAGACGTGGCAGGACGGCCGCCTCGCCGGCGGCGTCCTGGGCCTCGCCCTCGGCGGCGCGTTCATCGGCGAGACGATGTTCCACGCCGTCACGCACGCCAGCAAGGTCGCGCTCGTGCACCTCGCCCGCGCCCTGCACGGCGGCGGCTTCACGCTGCTCGACGCGCAGATCCAGAACCCGCATCTCGCCCGTTTCGGCACGACCGAAATCAGCAGCGACACCTACCAGCAGACCCTGCAGGACGCCCTCACGCGCGACGCGACGCTGCGCGCCCCCGAACCGCCTCAATCGTGGCCGTTCGCCCCCCACACGCCCCCCGCGTGA
- a CDS encoding M23 family metallopeptidase, which yields MKRPLAVAALLGALTVAAAAGTYTVQPGDTLYRIATRAGVSVDALRAANDLPGDTISVGQTLKLPDAAAPGAPGRPPGAPASTPPRTPAAPIATQRVGGVTVRTPTSLRAGEAFTVRLSGTDAARATVRFPSEVGEDVRAPNEALTPFGAAGEYSVLGRVVLGKTTPVTYEIKVGDATLRGSIPVTGLSQRVQNLNLPPNISKKLTDPGKAAEDAAVNKAYERRTPQAWTRPFQPALRTSAVASSFGQPRTYVAGGPVLYHYGLDYPARTGTPVTAVNDGTVVLAGTYPVRGGLVVIDHGAGVTSLYFHQSKLLVKVGQKVTRGQQIGLVGTTGLSNGPHLHLELRVRGEATDARDWYNRLLP from the coding sequence ATGAAACGCCCCCTCGCCGTCGCTGCGCTGCTCGGCGCCCTCACCGTCGCCGCCGCGGCCGGCACGTACACCGTTCAGCCCGGCGACACGCTCTACCGCATCGCCACGCGCGCCGGCGTCAGCGTCGACGCGCTGCGCGCCGCCAACGACCTGCCCGGGGACACTATCAGCGTCGGGCAGACCCTCAAGCTGCCCGACGCTGCCGCCCCGGGCGCTCCGGGCCGCCCCCCCGGCGCCCCCGCGTCCACGCCCCCCCGCACGCCCGCCGCGCCCATCGCCACGCAGCGCGTCGGCGGCGTCACCGTCCGCACGCCCACCAGCCTGCGCGCCGGCGAGGCCTTCACTGTGCGTCTGAGCGGCACGGACGCCGCGCGCGCCACCGTCCGCTTCCCCAGCGAGGTCGGCGAGGACGTCCGCGCCCCCAACGAGGCCCTCACGCCGTTCGGCGCCGCTGGCGAGTACAGCGTCCTCGGGCGCGTCGTGCTCGGCAAGACCACCCCCGTCACCTACGAAATCAAGGTCGGCGACGCCACCCTGCGCGGCAGCATCCCCGTCACGGGCCTCTCGCAGCGCGTCCAGAACCTCAACCTGCCGCCCAACATCAGCAAGAAACTCACCGACCCCGGCAAGGCCGCCGAGGACGCCGCCGTCAACAAAGCCTACGAACGCCGCACCCCGCAGGCATGGACCCGGCCGTTCCAGCCGGCCCTGCGCACCAGCGCCGTTGCCAGCAGCTTCGGGCAGCCGCGCACGTACGTCGCGGGCGGTCCCGTCCTGTACCACTACGGCCTCGACTACCCCGCCCGGACCGGCACGCCCGTCACCGCCGTAAACGACGGTACCGTCGTCCTCGCCGGCACGTACCCGGTGCGCGGCGGCCTCGTCGTCATCGACCACGGCGCGGGCGTCACCAGCCTGTACTTCCACCAGAGCAAACTCCTCGTGAAGGTCGGCCAGAAGGTCACGCGCGGGCAGCAGATCGGCCTGGTCGGCACCACCGGCCTGTCCAACGGCCCGCACTTGCACCTCGAACTGCGCGTGCGCGGCGAAGCCACCGACGCCCGTGACTGGTACAACCGCCTGCTCCCCTGA
- the dtd gene encoding D-aminoacyl-tRNA deacylase: protein MRAVLQRVSGARVTVGERVTGQIDRGFLILLGVAPGDTPAHADTLAAKITKLRVFSDDAGKMNLNVHDAGGAILSVSQFTLYADTRRGNRPSFTGAAAPDHARALYAHFNGALRAHGLTVEEGEFGADMQVSLVNDGPVTLLLDTDAP from the coding sequence ATGCGCGCCGTCCTGCAACGCGTCAGCGGCGCCCGCGTCACCGTCGGTGAGCGCGTCACCGGCCAGATCGACCGTGGCTTCCTGATCCTGCTCGGCGTCGCCCCCGGCGACACGCCCGCGCACGCCGACACCCTCGCCGCGAAAATCACCAAGCTGCGCGTGTTCAGCGACGACGCCGGCAAGATGAACCTCAACGTCCACGACGCCGGCGGCGCCATCCTCAGCGTCAGCCAGTTCACGCTGTACGCCGACACGCGCCGCGGCAACCGCCCCAGCTTCACGGGCGCCGCCGCGCCCGATCACGCCCGCGCGCTGTACGCGCACTTCAACGGGGCCCTGCGCGCGCACGGCCTCACCGTCGAAGAAGGCGAGTTCGGCGCGGACATGCAGGTCAGCCTCGTCAACGACGGCCCCGTCACGCTCCTCCTCGACACCGACGCGCCCTGA